CGCCATGTCGACCGAGTTCAAGGGCAAAAACGTGCTCATCGTCGACGACTCGATCGTGCGCGGCACCACCTCGAAGGAGATCGTGCAGATGGCCCGCGAGGCCGGCGCCAACAAGGTCACCTTCACCTCGGCGGCGCCCCCCGTGCGATTCCCGCACGTGTACGGCATCAACATGCCGACGCGCCAAGAGCTCGTCGCACACGGTCGCAAGATCCCCGAGATCGCGACCGAACTCGGCGCGGACTACATGATCTACCAGGAGGTCGCCGACATGGAGGCCGCCATCATCGAGGGCTCGGATGTCACGGCCCTCGAGATGAGCTGCTTCACGGGTGAGTACGTCACCGGCACGGTCACACCCGAGTACCTCGCGTGGGTCGAGGCGAACCAGCTGAGCTGACGCGCGCCGGGCGCGGCGTGATGCACACGAACGGAGCGACGCGCCGACGGGAGCCCCGCGCGACCCGGCGTGGCGCGCGACGCGTGTGCACCCACCCACGAGCTGCCCGTGCGACGATGGGCGTGAGATGAGTGACGCACCCCGGACCCCTGACGTCGAGGCCCATACTGTTGCCGACCGGCTTCGATCGACGCGACTATCCCGTCGGGCGCGGCTCTGGCTCATCCTCGGTGGTGGCGCACTCGTTCTGCTTCTCGCGGCCGGCGGCGTTGTCGTAGCGCAGGTGGTCTCGGGCCAAGCTGCGGAGCAGGCAGCGCTCGCGTCGTTCCAGACAGCCGAGGACGACCTGAGCGACGCCGAACAGGCGCGCGATGCCGCGGTGGCCGCACGCGAGACCGCCTCGACGAAGGCGCTCGACGATCGCGCGAAGGCGAAGGCGCTCGAGGCCGCGATCGATCCAGCGTTGCTCGCCGACGCCGGGGCGCGAGACGCACTGTCGAAGGCGATCGGCACTCTCGAAAAGGCCGCGGGCATGACCGTCGCGGCCGACGGCAGTGCGACGCTGAAAAAAGCGACTTCCCCGTCCGCTGTGTCCCCTCCTAATGTCCCCGCCGATACCGCGGAGATTCCCGATGCCGTGACCGGGATCGGCTCGCTCATCGAACAACTCGCGGAGGAGACGACGGCGGCCGACAGGGAGGCGAAGGCGATCGAGGATGCCCGCACCGCACTAGCACGCAGTGGTGCTGCTGTCGTCGCATCCGCCCATGAGAAGGGCGCTGCGACCGCGCCCCCCGAGCTCGCGTCCCAGGAGACGAAGGACGCCTACGCCGCGGCCGTCGCTGCACTCGAGAAGCCCGCGAAGAACGCCGACCTCGCAGCTCTCGTGACTGCGTACCAGGGTGCGTGGGGCGCTACCGTCGCGTCCCACAACGAGGCCAACGGAGGCAGCGCGCCGGATGCGTCCGGCCTCCAGCCCACCTACATCCAGGGTGTCCTCATCGTGAACAAGACCTACCCGCTGCCGTCGTGGTTCGGCGACGGTCTCACCGCGGAAACACAGGCGGCGTTCAACGCGATGGCGGCGGAGGCAGCACAGTACGGCCTGGGCCTCTACATTTCGAGCGGCTTCCGTTCCTACGACACCCAGGTCTCCGTCTACGGCAACTACGTCGCGACTCTCGGTCAGGCCGCAGCCGACCGCACGTCGGCGCGACCGGGTCACAGCGAACACCAGAGCGGCCTCGCGTTCGACCTCAACACCATCGATCACGCCTTCGCCGACACGGCGGAGGGCCGCTACGTCCGCGATAACGCCCACCGGTTCGGCCTCATCATCCGGTACCCGCAGGGTAAGGAGCACATCACCGGGTACGAGTGGGAGCCGTGGCACATCCGCTACGTCGGAACCGACCTCGCGAACGCCCTGTACTCGAGCGGTCAGACGCTCGAGGAGTACTTCGGCATCACGTCGAGCTACTCGGACTGAGTGTCGCCCGGCTGCTCCAGCTCCGACAGCTCCACGCTCTGCACCGTCTCCTCCTCGGCCGCGACCGTGCGGGCTCGTCGGGAGGACCGACGGTCCACGAGGAGGGCGATGACCGCGGCGATGAGAATGCCCGCCGGAATCGTGAACAGGCTGAAATAGGCCACAAGCGCGCCGAACCCCACGTTCGGATCGGCCGGGAACTGGGCCGTCACGATGAGTGTCGCGATGAACGCGATACCGGCACCGACCACGATGAACGCACCGAACTTGGGTGCGCGGCGCACCTTCACGTCCACCTGTCTGTCGTTGCTCACCCCTCTATTGTCTCCCACCGCAGCGGGAGGTACGCCGAGAGGTCGGCGCGCTGACCCGACGCCGACACGACACCGGATGCCACGGCATCCGCCCACGCAAGGCTTCCCGTCGCGAGTCCCAGCCACACGTCCGCGGTCGTCTCGATCACGTTCGGCGGGGTACCGCGTGTGTGCCGAGGGCCCTCGATGGCTTGCACCGCACCGTACGGCGGAATCCGCACCTCGACCGTGTTGCCCTCCGCGGTGGTCGCGAGCACTTGCAGGAGGTAGCGGACGGCGGTCGGGACATCCGCCGCCGACCCGTCGAGGGCGGCACGAACGGCGGCCACTCCCGGACCCGTGGCGATGCGCTTGGCTGGCATCCCCCTACGGTACTTCGCTGCACTGGCCGAGCCTTGATCGGTAGGGTTGTCGGGTGCGAATCCTCGTTCTCGGCTCCGGCGCGCGTGAGCACGCCATCATCACTGCTCTGCTCCGCGAAGACGCGGGTCACGAGATCACCGCTGCCCCCGGCAACGCCGGCATCGCCGCCGATGTCGCCGTCGTGGCACTCGACCCCACTCGCGGCGACGTCGTCACCGAGTACGCGATCGACAACGACATCGAACTCGTTGTCATCGGCCCGGAGGCGCCCCTCGTCTCCGGTGTCGCGGATGCCCTGCGTCAGCGCGGCATCGCGGTCTTCGGCCCCGGTAAGGCTGCCGCAGCCCTCGAGGGCAGCAAGACGTTCGCCAAGCGAGTGATGGATGCCGCGGGTGTCCCTACCGGACGCGCCACTCGCGCCGGCACCATCGAGGAGGCCGTGCAGGCCATCGACGAGTTCGGCGCCCCCTACGTGATCAAGGCCGACGGACTCGCGGCAGGCAAGGGTGTACTCGTCACCCCCGACCGCGAGGCGGCCATCGCCCACGCCGACCACTACCTCCAGCAGGGCCCGGTGCTGGTCGAGGAGTTCCTCGACGGCCAGGAGGTCTCGCTCTTCCTCCTGAGTGACGGCCACACCGTGCTGCCCCTCTCCCCCGCGCAAGACTACAAGCGCGCGCTCGACGGTGACGCCGGGCCTAACACGGGAGGAATGGGTGCCTACAGCCCTCTCACGTGGCTGCCCGACAACTTCGTCTCCGAGGTCATCGAGACCATCGCCGTGCCGACGATCCGCCAGCTCGCGAGCGAGCGCACGCCGTTCATCGGCCTCCTCTATTGCGGGCTCATCGTGACCTCGAAGGGAATCCGGGTCATCGAGTTCAACGCGCGTTTCGGTGACCCCGAGACGCAGGTTGTGCTCCCACGGCTGGTGACGCCCCTGAGCGAACTGCTCATGGCGGCCGCTACCGGCGAGCTCAGCTCCCACCCGTGGCCGGAGTTCAGCGACGACGCCGCCGTGACCGTTGTGCTCGCAAGCGAGGGATACCCGGAGGAGCCCATCACCGGTCGCGTCATCACGGGCCTCGATGCGGTTCGCGATGTCACTATCGCACACGCGGCCACGGCCAAGGTCGACGGCCAGTTCGTCGCGACCGGTGGTCGAGTGCTCAGTGTCGTCGCCCTCGGTTCGGACTTCGCGGATGCCCGCAGCAAGGCCTACGCGGCGCTGGAGACGATTCACCTCGAGGGTGGGCACTACCGAACCGACATCGCAGCCAGGGTCGCGCAGTGACCCTGGCCGGCTGGAACCACGTCTATTCCGGCAAGGTCCGCGACCTCTACGAGAACCCGGCGGAGCCGGGGCGGATGCTTGTCATCGCCAGTGATCGTGTGAGTGCATTCGATCACGTGCTCGAGCCGGGCATCCCGGGTAAGGGCGAACTGCTCACGCAACTGAGCCTGTGGTGGTTCGCGCACCTCGACGTTCCGAACCACCTGGTGGTGGACGGAGACGGCATCCCCGAGGAGATCCCGGCCAGCGCGATGCTTGTCAAGAAACTCGATATGTACCCGATCGAGTGTGTCGTGCGCGACTATCTCGTGGGGAGCGGGTGGGCTGAGTACCGCGAGGTCGGCACGGTGTGTGGCATCCCGCTGCCCGGCGGCCTCGGGGAAGGCGACCGACTGCCGGAGCCGATCTACACACCCGCGTGGAAGGCACCGCTCGGCGAGCACGACGAGAACATCACGTTCGAGCGCACGGTGGAGCTTGTAGGCGAGGAGGTGGCTACCGCGTTGCGCGACACCTCGCTGGCAGTGTTCGCCGCGGCGTCGGCGATCGCGGAGGAGCGGGGAATCATCCTCGCCGACACCAAGTTCGAGTTCGGCGCGGACCCGGAGACCGGCGAGTTGACGCTCGGCGACGAAGTTCTCACGTCGGACAGTTCGCGTTATTGGGATGCCGTTCGCTACGCCGAGGGCGGACCGGACAGGCTCGACAGCTTCGACAAGCAGATCGTGCGCAACTGGCTGGCCGCCAACTGGGATCGCTCCGGCACTCCCCCCACGCTTCCTTCCGAGATCGTGGAGCAGACGGCCGCGCGCTATCGCGAGCTCATCGATCGCCTCACGCGCTAACAGGTGACCGCGGGCACCCGCGTGATGCGCCATGATGGGGTGCGTGAGCGATTCTCAGCCCCCCGTCGTGCCGCCCGTTGAACCCGTCCCTTCCGTCGATGCGGCACCCGGAAGCC
This genomic window from Antiquaquibacter oligotrophicus contains:
- the purD gene encoding phosphoribosylamine--glycine ligase gives rise to the protein MRILVLGSGAREHAIITALLREDAGHEITAAPGNAGIAADVAVVALDPTRGDVVTEYAIDNDIELVVIGPEAPLVSGVADALRQRGIAVFGPGKAAAALEGSKTFAKRVMDAAGVPTGRATRAGTIEEAVQAIDEFGAPYVIKADGLAAGKGVLVTPDREAAIAHADHYLQQGPVLVEEFLDGQEVSLFLLSDGHTVLPLSPAQDYKRALDGDAGPNTGGMGAYSPLTWLPDNFVSEVIETIAVPTIRQLASERTPFIGLLYCGLIVTSKGIRVIEFNARFGDPETQVVLPRLVTPLSELLMAAATGELSSHPWPEFSDDAAVTVVLASEGYPEEPITGRVITGLDAVRDVTIAHAATAKVDGQFVATGGRVLSVVALGSDFADARSKAYAALETIHLEGGHYRTDIAARVAQ
- a CDS encoding phosphoribosylaminoimidazolesuccinocarboxamide synthase, with amino-acid sequence MTLAGWNHVYSGKVRDLYENPAEPGRMLVIASDRVSAFDHVLEPGIPGKGELLTQLSLWWFAHLDVPNHLVVDGDGIPEEIPASAMLVKKLDMYPIECVVRDYLVGSGWAEYREVGTVCGIPLPGGLGEGDRLPEPIYTPAWKAPLGEHDENITFERTVELVGEEVATALRDTSLAVFAAASAIAEERGIILADTKFEFGADPETGELTLGDEVLTSDSSRYWDAVRYAEGGPDRLDSFDKQIVRNWLAANWDRSGTPPTLPSEIVEQTAARYRELIDRLTR
- a CDS encoding D-alanyl-D-alanine carboxypeptidase family protein, which encodes MSDAPRTPDVEAHTVADRLRSTRLSRRARLWLILGGGALVLLLAAGGVVVAQVVSGQAAEQAALASFQTAEDDLSDAEQARDAAVAARETASTKALDDRAKAKALEAAIDPALLADAGARDALSKAIGTLEKAAGMTVAADGSATLKKATSPSAVSPPNVPADTAEIPDAVTGIGSLIEQLAEETTAADREAKAIEDARTALARSGAAVVASAHEKGAATAPPELASQETKDAYAAAVAALEKPAKNADLAALVTAYQGAWGATVASHNEANGGSAPDASGLQPTYIQGVLIVNKTYPLPSWFGDGLTAETQAAFNAMAAEAAQYGLGLYISSGFRSYDTQVSVYGNYVATLGQAAADRTSARPGHSEHQSGLAFDLNTIDHAFADTAEGRYVRDNAHRFGLIIRYPQGKEHITGYEWEPWHIRYVGTDLANALYSSGQTLEEYFGITSSYSD
- a CDS encoding sterol carrier family protein, translated to MPAKRIATGPGVAAVRAALDGSAADVPTAVRYLLQVLATTAEGNTVEVRIPPYGAVQAIEGPRHTRGTPPNVIETTADVWLGLATGSLAWADAVASGVVSASGQRADLSAYLPLRWETIEG